TTATTGTCGTTATTGATTTTAGCGATAGGAGGGGCATTCACATTCAAGCTGTCTTCGGAGGCTTTTTGTGTGGTGATGTTGTTTGCATCCAGTTTTAAAGGCAGTAAATCATTGGGTCCATCGATAATCATTTATAACTCCTTACCCTCATTATCAGAGGGTAAAACGCACTTCATGCAGGTTGCCCTGCATGAAGTGTCCTCGCTTATCGACCAAGGAGTGACAGCACGGATTGCGGTATGCTGTTAGCCTGAGCAAGCATGGCAGTACCAGCTTGTTGCAGAATCTGAGCCTTGGTTAGGTTGGCCGTTTCAGCAGCAAAGTCAGCATCTTGAATTCGGCTACGTGCAGCAGAGAGGTTTTCTGCTACGTTTTGCAGATTCGAAATGGTTGACTCGAAGCGGTTTTGCAGAGCACCCATTGCTGCGCGGTTGGAAGTAACGGAGTTCAATGCGGAGTCAAGACGCTTGATGGCTTCTTGAGCGCCAGCGGCTGTGCTGACATCGACTGAATCCACACCCAGGGAGTCTTTAGCAATGGCTGCAGACAAGCCTAAGTTAGCTACTGTACCGCCGATGGCGATGGAATCCACGGCACTGATTGACAGACTTCCGCGCAAGACACCGTCAAAGTCACCACCAGTGACGCTGATACCGTCAGTACCTGCAGTGAAGCCGGTACCACTCTCAGTGACCGTGATGTTACGTCCGTCAGCTGCCGTTAAGGTCAAGTCACCGCCGTTTAAGCTGGCAATAACACCGGTTTGGTCACTGACGCCGTTGATGGCATCGCGAAGGTCTGAGTTACTGAGTGCCGTGGCCACGTCTTCGTTGGTGAATACCGCCACGCCGTTGATGGTCAGGTTGTACGTGTCACCTGCCGTACCGCCGATAGGACCGACTGTTTGTGTACCTGTCGTGGTCGCCGTCACACTCAAGCCTGAAACACCGGCATCATTGATGGCTGCAGCCTTGGCGTAAGCTGAGGTGCCATCCTGACCGTTTGCTGAGCCTGCGAAACCGGCACTGGAGTTGATGGTTGTTGCTGCACCGCCGCCAATTGAGATGGTAATGTCGGTTGCAGCCGCAGCGGCCACCTCGGTCCCATCCTCAGCCGCGATACCGCCGATTGACGACGCTTTTACGCTGCCGATAGCGAAGCTGATGGTTTGGTTGGCGTTGGCACCGACCTGGAAGCTGGCACTTGAGAAAGAACCATCCAGAATGCGCTGACCGTTAAACTCGGTATTGTTGGCAATACGGTCTAACTCTGCCTGCAGCTGGTTCACCTCTTCCTGGATGGCCTGACGGTCACCGGAATTGTTGGTTGAGTTCGCTGATTGCAGGGCAAGCTCACGCATACGTTGAAGGATGTTGGTGGTTTCACCCATGGCACCTTCAGCCGTTTGCGACAGGGAAATACCATCGTTCGCGTTACGAACAGCCTGGTTCATCCCTCTTATTTGAGCGGTCATGCGTTCAGAAATTGCCAAGCCTGCAGCATCATCTTTCGCGCTGTTGATTCGCAAGCTGGAAGACAACCGTTGAATAGCGGTTGTCATCGTTTTTTGCGAACTGTTTAAGTTACGTTGTGCGTTAAGCGACATGACGTTGGTATTAACCACTTGAGCCATAATAAAATCTCCTCACCTGAATCCCTGGATATGGGATCTGCTTTGTTCTCGGTGAATCCTGTTATTATTGTTATTCACCGTACCCACACTTGTTATCGGAATAAAAAAAGGGAACTTTAGGGGTGAATTGGTTTTTCTTGAAAAAGACAGGTTTTTGTTCTATTGCCTCAAGCACTTGCGCTGAAAGAATTCCTTGTTTTCTTGAAGAAAAGCAAGCTCTCAGGTAATTTTCAGGTTATACTGTGTGCCGTTTACGATCATGACGGATTCTTGTTTATGAGTTGGCTTAAAAAATTACTACCTTCAAAAATCAGAACCGAAACATCCCAGAAAAAAGGGGTGCCCGAAGGGCTATGGGTAAAATGCCAGGGCTGTAATTCGGTATTGTATCGCTCCGAGCTCGAAAAAAACCTCTCGGTTTGTGCCAATTGTAACCATCATCACCGCTTAACCGCGCGTGAGCGCCTTGCCCAGTTTCTGGATGAAGGGAGCCAGGAAGAAATAGCGGCTAACCTGGAGCCCATCGATCGCCTTAAATTCAAGGATTCCAAAAAATACAAGGATCGAATCAGTCAGGCACAAAAGGCCACTGGCGAGAAGGAAGCGCTCATTGTCGCCAAGGGCAATCTTCTCCAGCAACCCGTTGTGGTCAGCGCCTTTGAATTTAATTTTATGGGGGGGTCCATGGGGGCCACCGTCGGGGAAAAATTTGTCAGGGCCATCACCACTGCCACGGCGGAAAAACGCCCTTACATCTGCTTTACTGCCAGCGGCGGTGCTCGTATGCAGGAAGGGCTGTTCTCATTGATGCAAATGGCCAAAACATCGGCTGCCTTAGCCCGTTTCTCAGAGACCCGGTTACCCTTCATTGTGGTATTGACCGATCCCACCATGGGTGGGGTTTCGGCGAGCTTTGCGAGCCTGGGTGATCTCATTCTGGCTGAGCCCAATGCCTTAATTGGTTTCGCAGGCCCCCGAGTCATTGAACAAACCGTGCGACAAACGTTGCCTGAGGGTTTTCAGCGCAGTGAATTCCTGCTGGAGCACGGCCACATTGACATGATTGTCGAACGCAGGCTTCTGCGCTCGACGGTCGCAGAACTGGTTGCCAAATTATCGCATCGTGACGCACGCCACTGATTACCGTAGCTGGTCGCTTGAACACTGGTTGACTGTTCTTGAAAGCCGGCACAAAAAAGAAATCCAGCTGGGATTGGCCCGCATCGCCCGTGTTGCCGGCCAGCTGGACTTGCTTAGACCCCATGCCAAAGTCATTACAGTGGCTGGAACGAATGGCAAGGGGTCGACCGTGGCTTCACTGGAAGCCCTTTATCGCAGCGGGGGCTATCAGATCGGGGCTTACACCTCCCCGCATGTCCTGCACTTTAACG
This Legionella sp. MW5194 DNA region includes the following protein-coding sequences:
- a CDS encoding flagellin, whose amino-acid sequence is MAQVVNTNVMSLNAQRNLNSSQKTMTTAIQRLSSSLRINSAKDDAAGLAISERMTAQIRGMNQAVRNANDGISLSQTAEGAMGETTNILQRMRELALQSANSTNNSGDRQAIQEEVNQLQAELDRIANNTEFNGQRILDGSFSSASFQVGANANQTISFAIGSVKASSIGGIAAEDGTEVAAAAATDITISIGGGAATTINSSAGFAGSANGQDGTSAYAKAAAINDAGVSGLSVTATTTGTQTVGPIGGTAGDTYNLTINGVAVFTNEDVATALSNSDLRDAINGVSDQTGVIASLNGGDLTLTAADGRNITVTESGTGFTAGTDGISVTGGDFDGVLRGSLSISAVDSIAIGGTVANLGLSAAIAKDSLGVDSVDVSTAAGAQEAIKRLDSALNSVTSNRAAMGALQNRFESTISNLQNVAENLSAARSRIQDADFAAETANLTKAQILQQAGTAMLAQANSIPQSVLSLLGR
- the accD gene encoding acetyl-CoA carboxylase, carboxyltransferase subunit beta; translation: MSWLKKLLPSKIRTETSQKKGVPEGLWVKCQGCNSVLYRSELEKNLSVCANCNHHHRLTARERLAQFLDEGSQEEIAANLEPIDRLKFKDSKKYKDRISQAQKATGEKEALIVAKGNLLQQPVVVSAFEFNFMGGSMGATVGEKFVRAITTATAEKRPYICFTASGGARMQEGLFSLMQMAKTSAALARFSETRLPFIVVLTDPTMGGVSASFASLGDLILAEPNALIGFAGPRVIEQTVRQTLPEGFQRSEFLLEHGHIDMIVERRLLRSTVAELVAKLSHRDARH